The Syngnathus acus chromosome 2, fSynAcu1.2, whole genome shotgun sequence genomic interval ACTACATCATGTACTTGAAGAAAAAGGCAGTGCTACtaaggtgaaaaaaaagaagaaaaaaaagaatgttcatgtattttttttttttctgttcaacTCAATTTCAGTGTACAAATGATTTTATTGATCATGttgatttgatattttttgcgACCACGAAggtttgtgaaaaaaatgtctgtctgAAACCACAATGCATTTAAACGTAATATATACCAGCAATAATAACAAAGAGAAATGGCTACGCTATTCAATGAatatttctattatttatttattattttaaatgtacgTCATTCTCATCTTTTTGTAATCTTTAGGTGAAAATTCAAGTCTTCTGGCTTAGTTTAGGTCCCTATTTTTAATGTCAATATGTGTTGCTGTTTATTCCTTAGGTGATAGCTCCCCTGTATGTACTGCCCTTTTTCAACTTTCTattaaaaagcttttcattTAGTTCTTGTATGCATTTATTAGCTTGCCCtgactttttgtttgacaCAATTGCACTATTATTCCACAAGGTGGCACAATGATGGGTAAACACCATTTTCCAATACTGTAAAACTTGTTTATGAAACTCTGACATTTTAACTGGCAGTTTTGCACGCTTACTGTTGTTGGCTATGATATACTGTGAGATGTTTTCAGGTGGTTACGTCACTTTAATTGTGAGTTTGCACCCTCACATGTCATGTGAAGTCATCATCACattcaaaaacagaaaaagtcaATTGTGTGTATATGGGGATTTATATAGTCTAATGATGTTATATGGTAATAAATTGCAAGAAGTCAAATTTATATCAATATATTATTGACGGTAAGTGACACACAGCTCTGTAAAAAGACCACTTAAATGATATTGCCGAAACGTAGGCctttgtttttggggggggaatgaAAATCTGCTCCAATGATCTTGCATTGTGTTACAGCGAATTGTCTCGGATTCTCACTTTCTATTCGACACATGAAGATAGATAGATTCCAAGTGACCGAAAGTTGAATTGTACAGATTTTCAGGTGGCCACGAACGCACCAGCAATGTAATGACGTCACGGTACAACAGCGTTGCGGCAGCCATTTTAGGTGACCAAAGGCGAGCACTTACTTAGCTTCACGCAGGTCTTACTTGTGTACAAAAACTGGCCAGGTAGTTGTTTATCGGCTTCTGTGATGTTATTTGCGTCCTTTAAACATTCACGTTGTTAATCTTACGTCTCCTCTAGATAAATTAAAGACGTCATTATCGTCGTCGTATTACACATGACACTTgttggtgtgtttttcttcttcattatACCGGAAGTTTTCTTAACATCAGCTTTATTGAGTACAAATATACAAGAGTATAGAATAGCAGAACACACATATAATGGTAACCACTCTACATACATATAAACAAGTAAATTAGAGAGGCAAGAAAGATATAGGTGATTAAGGGGCTCGAGATTATTTCTTGTGGATTTGTGACTACATCCAAATTTAACAACCAAGACTTGGTCGTTAAATTGCCAACTTTACCAGCGAGTATAAAACGTtgccaaaatgaaagaaaacggtgataataattataataccTTAACCTCTatattgtcatatttggaCGGTCCAGCATGCCTCCTAAAATTTATTTTGGTGAGAGTTTGAATTTGGAGTTGATCAAATTATTTAGGTCAGTACCAAAACAACCACCAAAGGGGGACAGTCAGGTGTTGTGGCGTGCACGTCTCTGGGCGTTTCTATGGTGACATCACTGTactgtgtgcgcgtgcgtgtgtttgtgtgacacGTCCTGGCTTTCAGACGCGACTCAAAGCGAAAGAAGGGAGTAAAAGAATCCACGAAAGGCCTACAAAACGAACCGAATCGCAGGGCGTCAGGAGCACCGATCAGGTGAATCACACACAATATACCGTCGGGACCCCTTGACATATTGCTTGAGTGGCTTGACGTTTGTGGTTTTCGATTTAATTGTCGAAGTATGGGATTTGTGGTCGCGCTAGCCGACGTTAGCTTGGAAGGCTATTAATAACACACAGCAGACGACCAACAAGCAAACTGTGGTTAGCAACGCACACACCCAAACACAGAAGTTGTGGGCGTCCTTTGTGCTAGTTTTTCTAATTTACACAAACAAACGCAATTACATATGATCACGTTCGTTGTGTCTTGCGTGCTGCTGACGAACAAGATTCAACATCGACAACATGGATTAAAAGCACTCAATTCAAAGCAGCTAACAACGAAAGTACCGTTTGCGTTTCTCGTAGTACGTGACTCCGATTGTTCATGCTTCCGCCATTTGTACATTCAGAGGAATCGTTGCACCGTCAACGTATATAACTCACGCCAAGCAATTCGAAAACTCATCGTTACGCGTTAGGTTACTGGAGTAAAATAACAAGATGTACAATTTCGCTTTCAATTTCTTGGGGCCTCATTTACTTTAGGTAATGGTGAAGTGTTGGCTCTGATTTGAACGGTGTTTTCTATTTTGCCGCGATCGGCCGTGAATTGGttgttgaatattttcagaattcTGTCATCCTccatgaaagcagactgattACCTGTGTGGCTGCAAAcgtgcttttactttggagaACAATGATGCAGTTATTGCATCAACAATCAGTCACTCATTCCTCACTCCAAAATCACAACGAAATGAtttttaatggacattttcaggAAGTATTTAGGAAGATGGCAAAACAGTTTCtaatttgtttgtctttacCCAGATATCATCTTCTTGCACCATGAATGCGTTTGACCGCAGCATCAACTTTGATGCCATCTTCAAGTTCTCCCAAATGTATGGAGCCCGTCAGACTTGTTACTTATCTGAGTTGTGctctttcaaatgtttttctttgctcttGCAGATCTCATTCCACCCAGTTGCACTTGAAGAATGTCTACTCCAGCTTGGCGGCATGCATGTTCCTGGCGGCAGCCGGCGCCTACACGCATGTCGTCTTGCGCCTCTTCCAGGTATCTTAGTTTGCTTAATCTTAACTAACTTTCAATCTTGTATATTATGCACCTGATGATGATACCTGATCAGACGAGTGACGCCTCGTGTGTTCTCAGGGAGGTGTGCTCTGCGCCCTGGCATCCCTGGGAATGATGGTGTGGCTGGCCATGACGCCGCACAACGTCCACACTGAGAAGAAGAGGCTGGCCATCCTGGCGGGATTTGCCTTCCTTAACGGTTTGCACTCACCTTTATTGTGTTTGGGTGACTGTTAGCCAAATGAGACCAACTGAGGCGCttttcccccccttcctcACTCTAGGTGTGGGCCTCGGCCCCACACTGGACTTTGTCATCGCCGTCAACCCCAGGTATGCCAAGGAACACTTGCGTAACGTGTGCCTCACCTTTAAAATCACGTTTGGGCCTCCTAGTCACATAAGCCTTTTGTAAAATAGTGGCCAGAATGGCCATTCTCTCTTCTATTgcaagtgggggaaaaaaagagaaatattgCTCATTTGAACATAATGTTTGTTTGGGCAGCACGATGTTAAgaatatattaaaaagaaataatgatACTCAAAAGTCagctttgaaaacacatcataTAGTTAAACACATGTTCAAAGTGCCTTTCAGAGAACCTTGTTTGGAAACAAGACGATTAACATGAAATTTCACTTGTCTTGTTGGCACTGTAAATGAGAATTCTCGAGTTTAAGATTGACATATTCATCGTCTGCCTTACATAGCTGCATTCTCTGTTTTCTGTCGCATCTGTTGATGATTTGTGTTTGCCTTGTGTGTGCAAAGCACTTGCTAACCCCCCCTGCTTTCTTTTTAGCATCATTGCCACAGCCTTCATGGGAACCTCCgttattttcatttgcttcACCCTCAGCGCCCTCTACGCTAAACGAAGGAGCTACCTGTTCCTTGGAGGTAACTCGCCCTCATTCGTCTTCACACTTGGCATGGCTGAAAGTACTTTCTAGAAACATAATTGTATGAAATAGTTGCTTGCTCCTTTGAGAAGCTCTCTGTCCAGAGGTAGATTCCACGTTTTACCCGTTTAAAGACCAACGAATAGGCAACCTGAACTGCTAGTACTTTGTTGTCTCTAACTGCCTTGCTGTTGTTGTGGTGGTGATCAGGCACACTGATGTCTGGCCTGTCTATCCTCTTCCTGATGTCACTCATGAACATGTTCTTTGGATCGGCGATGCTCTTCAAGGTCAGTCGGAATCATCGTTTGATCTCTCCTCGTCTCGCTCTCTTGTCACTTTGTAGCTGTCTTGCTTGCTGCATCTTGTCTCACTGTCACAACTGTCCTCAAAAAAGCCTCCAAAAGGCTTCTGAAACACTccagaacaaaagaaaatcaccaAAAAACAACCTGAATGTTGCTTGTTATGTAATTTGTAATGTTATTTGctccatttaatttttttgggacAAGACAGTTTTCTGCATTTGAAAGCATTTACTTATTTCTTGCAATagtgcacattttaaaaactatCTAGCTCCACCAGTTGACACTCATTTTTGGGAAATCTTGTCACGCTCGCTCTTTCCTTCTTGCATATTCCTTCCACGTTTCTGAGCCCTTTCCAAGATGACCTTTGCTTCTTCCAACAGGCTCACATGTACCTGGGCCTGCTCATCATGTGCGGCTTCGTCCTGTTTGACACTCAGCTCATCATCGAGAAGGCGGAGAACGGCGACAAGGACTACGTCTGGTGAGTGAGGCCGCGTCCggtttaaattaaaaaaagaaaatatgtcaCCGTTTCACTGCGGACATGCCCAAACAAAACGTGTCACCCTGTGCAGGCACTGCGTGGACTTGTTCTTGGACTTCATTACCATCTTCCGGAAGTTGATGGTCATCCTCGCCCTCAACGACAAGGTACCAGTCATAAAACAACTCAACAAAGTGTAGCAGTGTGTCGAGTAACAGTGTGGTGTtctcttttgttgtttcaggacaagaagaaggagaagaagtaGATAAGTTTGTGTGAGCGGCTGAAAAAGAGTCGGGCCAATTTGCGTCGCGCACTATTTTTGACTTAATTTCTTAAACTCGTGGTCTTACGGTCCGATCGAAAATgttttgagctttttttttttttttttttatgtttaactTCCAAGGGTTGATTGTTTGTCCGTCCATGTCCAACTAATGCTAGTCGTGCTGAGAACACGAGGGGACTAACGTTGCAGTCAACCTACTTAGCCTGTAGAGGGCAGCATTGTGCCACGCAAGCGGCACTTCAGTTGAGTTTGGTCTTGTTCTATGTGCCAACAATTAATACAAGATGATGACAGACTCTCAATTAGCAAGTCACACGAATAATAGTTTAAGTTGTGTGATCACATAAAtcattttgcttcatttctaGGTTTCTGTTTATTATAATTAGTAGTAGTCGAGAGTGATTTGGACACTGGATCCCCCTCCCACATGCCCTCTGAAGTAATGCTTTGAAATCTCTTGGACTTTTCTAGATCCAGGTTGGCCGCGTTTGTCCAAGTTTTTGACTGCgctttttcctgtttttgctttcttctctTGTAAATTCCACAGATGTCTGATAGTTTGCCAAATTAAGTGAAGTTAACCTTGCATTTTTAGCATATACTGTGAAGAATTAATTTTGTTCATGTAAAAGGTTAACTACAAGTTTGATACATTtgcccaaataaatgtgttgaaTGCACGCATTATTCAAGCGAAGTAGAATGTTTAATCCCACCAAGGTGTTTGGGGAGGATTTCTTCCTCTGCAAGGAAAGATTTTCTCACAAAAACCTCTTTTTGCAATTTCCAACCTTGGACCACAGCAGTTTTTCAAGAATTTCAAGTTACCGCACTTATGCAGTGACTGTATAGTCAAATGTGACAgttgtaaatatttgaaatgcatGTTACTTTTAGGAGTTCTAAAAGCTAAACTCCAAACTTGGCACACATGGCAGTAAGATAAATGCATACAAGAACAAATAGGGGAACTATCACCTAAGgaataaacaacaacacattaacattaaaaataGGGACCTAAACTAAGCCAGAAGACTTGAATTTTCACCTAAAGATTACAAAAAAACGAGAGTgacatacatttaaaataataaataaataatagaaataattggcTTCACTTTGGTTGGAGATCCTGAGGAGGAGAAGTCTGGTTGATGGTGGTTGTCATCCTTCATTTTACGAGATTCCTTCAAGATACGGATCACGACAATTTTGACTCTTCGGCGACCGAACGACAAGCGACCGAATCGTCCTTGGCTGTCGCACGAAGACAGAGCGAGTCGCTAAGGGATTCGTTTCGGTTTGGTTCGATTCGGTTCGGTTTGGTTCGATAACATGTATGCAT includes:
- the tegt gene encoding probable Bax inhibitor 1, encoding MNAFDRSINFDAIFKFSQISHSTQLHLKNVYSSLAACMFLAAAGAYTHVVLRLFQGGVLCALASLGMMVWLAMTPHNVHTEKKRLAILAGFAFLNGVGLGPTLDFVIAVNPSIIATAFMGTSVIFICFTLSALYAKRRSYLFLGGTLMSGLSILFLMSLMNMFFGSAMLFKAHMYLGLLIMCGFVLFDTQLIIEKAENGDKDYVWHCVDLFLDFITIFRKLMVILALNDKDKKKEKK